In Verrucomicrobiia bacterium, a genomic segment contains:
- a CDS encoding glycosyltransferase family 2 protein — MKAQAFILHWNRPESCAETVRLFLQCPGLAVGVLDNGSHEGHLAKLKTLLGPIVEIMPLGSNLGWGAGLNRGLKRWLENDRTPFCFVSADDARPALGALEKLLSAMEAHGELGVLCPQYDVAQIGVFSPIRGPRLMPSQAGRNGTIHQADFAHGTLTLFRRECLMQIGLFDESYFAYGDEMELSLRAKRAGWAVGLLRGAAVRNPETKVAADVVQYLSSRNSLQLAARYGGGGQAIIRALLMLLNSGRMLCLPKSWRNRNCLPIPRLAAVRDYFLGRTGPPPNFLII, encoded by the coding sequence TTGAAGGCGCAGGCTTTCATCTTGCACTGGAATCGGCCAGAGAGTTGCGCCGAGACAGTCCGGCTCTTCCTGCAGTGCCCAGGATTGGCCGTTGGGGTTTTGGACAATGGCTCGCACGAGGGACATTTAGCCAAGTTAAAGACACTGCTTGGGCCGATTGTTGAAATCATGCCGCTCGGCTCAAACCTGGGCTGGGGCGCTGGCCTGAATCGGGGCTTGAAGCGCTGGCTGGAGAACGATCGAACACCGTTCTGCTTTGTTTCGGCCGACGACGCGCGGCCCGCCCTGGGAGCCCTGGAAAAACTCTTATCAGCCATGGAGGCGCACGGCGAACTCGGCGTGTTATGCCCGCAATACGATGTAGCCCAGATCGGCGTCTTCAGCCCTATCCGTGGTCCGAGATTAATGCCAAGCCAGGCGGGTAGGAACGGAACGATTCACCAGGCGGACTTCGCCCATGGGACTTTGACTCTCTTTCGCAGGGAATGCCTGATGCAGATCGGGCTCTTCGACGAAAGCTATTTTGCGTATGGGGACGAGATGGAACTCTCGTTGCGGGCAAAACGGGCTGGGTGGGCGGTTGGCCTGCTCCGAGGCGCAGCGGTGAGGAACCCTGAAACAAAAGTGGCGGCGGACGTAGTGCAGTACCTGTCTTCGAGGAACTCACTGCAGCTAGCCGCCAGGTACGGCGGGGGTGGCCAGGCAATCATCCGCGCCTTGCTGATGCTCCTCAATTCAGGACGGATGCTCTGTCTGCCCAAATCCTGGCGCAACCGGAACTGCCTGCCCATACCCAGGCTTGCAGCCGTTCGAGATTATTTTCTGGGGCGGACGGGGCCACCGCCGAATTTCCTCATTATTTAA
- a CDS encoding glycosyltransferase family 2 protein encodes MTRNRPTSLRRCLESFHRQSLAPIEIVISDDSQAECATATLALASAFGCRYTRGPRKGLYANRNHAALCCRGTHILTADDDHEHPPDYLEKVHRALTAQFETVWSMGEVYNRANLQCGGPWHGPGQICANGALVAITANGNSGCWAIADGATVYPKKIFASGLRFFDACRFGDSYKEFGCLLHWLGIPVRPLTTTGVLHHMNEVGRSFLWDEQERAAQIFAMLMFSFVYQPKPQNQAATLAHLLRHSLLCPGQVWSSLSTALRWVTQRRKQVLRWKQQHLYK; translated from the coding sequence GTGACGCGGAATCGCCCGACCTCTTTGCGGCGTTGTTTGGAAAGTTTCCATCGCCAGTCCCTCGCGCCCATTGAGATAGTCATCTCGGATGATTCCCAGGCTGAATGCGCAACAGCGACCCTGGCCCTTGCGAGCGCCTTTGGATGCCGATATACGCGAGGGCCTCGCAAAGGCCTCTATGCCAATCGCAACCATGCTGCCCTCTGTTGCAGAGGAACACACATTCTTACCGCCGATGACGACCACGAGCATCCTCCCGATTACCTCGAAAAAGTTCATCGAGCCCTAACGGCCCAGTTCGAAACCGTCTGGTCCATGGGCGAGGTCTATAACCGGGCAAATTTGCAATGCGGCGGCCCTTGGCATGGACCGGGTCAGATATGCGCCAATGGCGCCCTGGTTGCTATTACCGCGAACGGCAACTCGGGTTGTTGGGCCATAGCGGATGGCGCCACGGTTTACCCGAAAAAAATCTTCGCTTCCGGGTTGCGCTTCTTCGACGCCTGCCGCTTTGGCGACAGCTATAAGGAATTTGGATGTTTGCTTCACTGGCTTGGGATTCCGGTCCGGCCCTTAACGACGACGGGCGTTCTCCATCACATGAACGAAGTCGGGCGCTCATTCCTGTGGGATGAACAAGAGCGCGCTGCGCAAATATTTGCTATGCTCATGTTCTCTTTTGTGTACCAGCCCAAACCACAAAACCAGGCGGCAACCCTTGCCCATTTGCTGCGTCATTCGCTGCTTTGCCCGGGCCAAGTGTGGTCTTCGCTGAGTACCGCCCTGCGGTGGGTAACGCAGCGTCGAAAACAGGTTCTTCGGTGGAAGCAACAACACTTATACAAATAG